The Mus pahari unplaced genomic scaffold, PAHARI_EIJ_v1.1 scaffold_11386_1, whole genome shotgun sequence genome contains the following window.
gaaaaattctctaagtggggaaagggaaaagaatctagtctaagtggggaaaggcaaaaaagtCTCCTCTATTGATCTTAGCTCTATTGATGATTTTCgagcttctctttgtcctcagtatttatacatctttcagaatacatgatcacatgttacaaagttcatcgcaagttcacacaaaaaatcaaatcataaattgaaatagaagttttcaacagagaatgtttacatgcataccTTCTAGGAGtgattatctggctaaacatccatcatctgtctgagctccacaggttcactgaaggtttaaaaccataactaacttattagtgaagtttgtatagataaacccagttgatattttatcttctgtcctagcacctttTAATGactggttaattgttttacaacctcttggaatgtgttctgagtaggagaaagtctggttaccatctaagagcaataaCTGGTGGATCTTGGGAGAGTTCTAATTGcagctttgactatcagaaaaggatgTAATAGCAGTCCcgttataaaagagcttaataatcacagatataattttaggaaatcttataggatcatcattaagacttaagtcatctctttgtctatatagcatcagtacaagatagtacatctttgtgaatctgcagagatctgcttcaaAGGGAATGTGCTCCTGcatagtgattgttatatatgtttaataataacaggaaaagcatattaatagcaggaaccTCTCCTAAAATTAGTCCTTCACAGACTTGCgtaatgagggctcacctgtcgaagattatataataatctgaagcaggccacttcaggatgatcacctgctagttattagcttgtcccattatggctcctgacagtaCTGTAGTTCTTGTTTAAAAGGCTGTGTTGTATTTGTaggtctgtctttctctgtgtctactTTAATCAGAGGTGCTATCTACGTTATGTGATATTGTTAAgtataatctaaaaataatagcCTTTCACTGATTTTTGTTGTCTGAAAATTTAATATAAGTTCCTTTAGTTTTTGAAGGACTCAAAAGTCCTGGGACTTCCTATGGAGAAATAGATTTCTCTTCTTGATCCTAATGACTTGCCTCTCCTCAATTATTGCCAAATCTATTTTTTCCAGTTGTAACAATCAGTGTTTGTGGTTTTGCTACTTAGTTGACTGGTGTGATTAACACATTGGTTTGGGAGCATTAAAACATTCTCATATATTACTGTTCCAATTAGCCCCAGTTCTCGATATTCTAGAGCATACTTTCATCAGAGGAAGGGCCAGTTAAtggtgttccccccccccccccccccattgtaaTGGCTAGTTACGATATCTTTGAGAAATTGtgttgattgatgattgattgatatgGGAATGCACTTCCACTGAGGGTGGCAATATCCCTAAGCAAGGGCACCTGGGCTGGCTAAGAGAGCTACCTGAACATGGGACAGTGACCAAGCAGGAgagtaaacaaagaaacaatgctGGTCCATGCTTTTTCCCATCATTTTCTAGCATCAGTTTCTGTCTTAAACTCTCAAAATGATGGATTATGATTTCAAAGAAGCATCCAGAGACACTGTTCAACCCGAGTAGCTAGTTAGAATAAGGAATGGTACACAAAAAGGGATTTTGATGCTTGACAAAAACCTGGGAGTATTTTCTCTTAGCATTATATGGGAAACACAAGGTTCGAGATGGCCAAGGCCATCAAAAGCTGTTCACATATCTTTGGCTGCTACTCGTATAGGAATTAGGAAGGTTGGAGTATTGAGACTGATGCAGGCAGAGGAAGATGTCATAGAAATTCAGTGGGAAACAGACGCTATGATGAAAATATTTGCTAGAGGTCATGTGTGCTATTTTGGCCACAAATGTTTCTTATTCTGCCCATGCCTTGAGGAACTGAGTAAAGCAGAGTCAAAAGATAACGGCCTGATttttcagttggaattttgaacCTTTTGGATGGTTCTTGCCTTGACTCATTCAGAACtacagtagaaaaagaaaaaaagcaacaagtggggtagaaaaaaatgcaaagtCTGTGTTTGTAGAGAAAAACACACAAGGTAGTTTCAGATGGCAGTCAGTGCTTAAACAGAGTCAAGAATTTTCAAGGAGATTATCACCATTAATGTGAAGGCCATTGCTCTGGATTTGCAGCCTAAGAAGGTGCCCTAAGAGTAATAATCCCTTCTGCTCTGCCTTCAACTAATGGAAGGAGTTGGNAGAGTGATACCTACTCCCAGGATGGAACTACACATAAAACCTGCTACAGCTATGGAACATATGTGGCATGTTCCATCCCAATTGAGGAGCCAAATTTCTCAGGCTCACCCATATTGTGCTGGTTCTGGAAACAAGGAAGTTGTGAAATTNTGGTCATGGATTCTTCCTTTCTAGTTTCAGTTCAGCCCTATTCCAACCTTCTATATTTGTCACAGTCGCAGCCCCAGTGAGGATGCTGTGAGTGTTCATGTTATGAAGCTGTGCAGATGATGTCTAGCTGTATTTTGAGNCCACGAGATGTTGAGATACCTATGATATGAGAATCTGCCATGGAGAGATGCATATCGGGAGTGGAAGTACCGTAACTGAGAGATGTAGGAGAAGTAGCAGGGATAGAGCCATTTAAGCACTTTGAAACTGAAGCCTCATGTGGTTGGGCCAGAGCTACAGGATTTAGTGTTTGCCCTGTTGGGTTCCTTGCCATGGTCCAGTGTACACATTCCTCCATATTGGAATGGAAAGGGTTGTTCATGCCATTGTATACTTGAAAGatataatttgttttctgatttaaCAAGGTGTGGCAGTCACAAGATTGCTTTGAGTGTCAAAGGAGTCTTTGGAAGTTTGAACAGGGCATGGGCTGTTATAGCCATTGAATTTaggcaaatatattttcatgagaGAATGACCATGAATCTATAGTGACCAGAGTCACCATGTACTCAATACGTTCAAATATGTCTACTATGTTGCGGTTGAAAGTTATCAATCAGCTTCTTTCTTCTGCTGTCATATCCTCATCATTATAGACTATCCCTAAGTCACAGAAGACACAATAGAAGCAACTGTTATTCAGTGCTGAGGTANTTcactgatatttttatatttttggttttgttgtttttgtttttgattttgaatGCAACTTATCCCAGTGTGGCCCTGATTGACCTGAAAGTAGAGTTGCAGACCAGGCAGCACTTGAATTTagtgatctccctgcctctctctccagagtgctgggattagatgtgGGTCAAaatgcctggcttgttttgtttttatattattagcTGTTTAGCTTGGAATGTAAGttttgtatatacatgcatatgctgATGTGCTGAACTTCAGGCACACTCAGATTTTGAAACTTGACAGACAGTATATTATATTTCTCAGGATGTCATATGATTACTATTACATGGATGTTCCATTGGATTGCGGGTGTGTGGCATTATTACTNCCTGTGggatttgttttgaatttttgaatgAATATGAGTATTTTCCCTGTATGCATGAATATGTGTATCTTGTGTAACTGATACTCACATTAGGCAGAAGGTGTGCTCAGAAGTCCTGAACTTGGTCCAATGGACAGTTATGCGCCTCCATGTAAATATTGGTAATTTGCTCCAATTATTTGCAAGACAGGGAATACCTCTGATGGGCCACCTCTCCCTTTCTATGTTGCTAATCCATGGTCAAGACTTATATAGCTAATACTTTCGTCCATTTGTAAATGTTTAAACATGCATGCCTTTTATTAAGCTCTTATTAATTTTACTGTTGAAACTGGGTCACTTGAGGCTTTTGGAAGATGAATACAGACCTGCAGTGAATGTATAATTCTGTGTAGGAACTTCAGTGAAGACTTCTGAGGTCTTTCgatcttttttgtttctttgattgattgatttttacaGGGGAGTTAGTGTCTTACTGTGTACCTGATGATGTTGTGGAACTCATGGCATAGACCAAGCTTACCCTACTATTCAAGGAGATATACCTgggtctgccttctgagtgctgggattaaaggctcattAATACACCCAGCATGCTCATCATTTTCTtagtaattattaatatattttatctaaTGTGTGTTTTGTACTGTTGAACTGTTTACTTGTGGGTTTATGTCTATTAATTACCACTTCTCTTGCAAAGGTTTTATCCTCTTCAAGGGATGCAGAAATGACAGAGGTGAAGCTCATTCATTATTCAGTTTCCTTCTAAAATGCCTTGATTACATTANGGTGTTTGTGTCAGGAATTAAGTGCAGGAATTACAAGAATGATATGACTATATTCTAAATGAAGTATGCATTTACAGTGTTCTCAGTAATATGTTTTCTTATGTACACATGTACGGGCTATTTTAGGGTAGAGTGACCTATGATGATGTGCATGTGAACTTCACTCGGGAAGAGTGGGCTTTGCTGGATCCTTCTCAGAAGAGTCTCTACaaagatgtgatgctggagacctaTAGGAATCTCGCTGCTGTAGGTAAGACAGTGAATatcctttcactttttaaaatgtctgtacaACTGTAtccttgttgatttttatttgttcttgtaaTTTCTGTTGAGAATGAAGAAGAATGAGTTGAATTCATCAGGCTTGGTTGTAAAGTTCACTGAAGTTAGTAACTTACGCTTTCCTAATTTCCAATAGTATAACATATGGTCTCTATGTTTTAGGCTATGTTTGGGAAGACCATAATATGgaagaacattttcaaatttcTAGACGATATGGAAGGCAATTTTCATGTGCAAACTGATAAGAATATGCCTTGGAAGCACTGTTTTGAGTTATGGATGATTATTAAATAATGATAAACAGTGTATGTCAGTGCCAGGAATCTATTATGTGTTTTCAAACCATTCCActaagtaaaaaaacaaacaaacaaacaaaaaccaatgagtTAACAGATCTTACCATTTAAATCCTAGCCCAGAAGTGCTAAGCTGAAGAACTGCCAGTGTGTTTAATCTCCTACCACTTAGACATTGCAAAACATACACATTGAATACATGATAAGTTTATGTCCAAAACCTTCTAATAAGTATATAGTCCACACTAAAGCTGATGTCAGTCATATACTTGTAAAAACATTGCTAAGTTTAGTAAGATGGGCAGTTTATGATAGTCAAGAATGCTGTTGTGGAGAAACCTTAATCCCTATAACACAATTGTATGTGGGAAAAAACCAAACTGTGAATTCAAGTGGAAGCCTTTTACTTGTTATTCTCTTAGTAGGGATGTCATATGTTACAATGGATTGAAGCCATGTGAAAATAGGTATATATTGAAAGAAGCAACAAACCTCTTTTATCTTCCAGCACAATTAGAAGATATGTAGTACTCACCACTTTGAGTAGGCTTTCAAAATGTGTTACAAGTTTACAAATAATTGGCTTTCCAACTGTACTGGGGACTGGGGACTATCTCTGTGAATATTAGGGATGTGGAAATTCTTATATTTGTCTTGGTTCACTTTGCAAATGTAGTATTACTTACACATAGCAAAATTTATGTGTTCAATCAATGTGGTAAAGTTCTTCCTGTTCTATTCAGATAGATGAACCACCTCTTACAGTAGAAAGGTGCTGTAAATATAAGCTATGTAATCAGTGTTCTTCTTAGTCCAAGTATCTTCAAAGATACAAAACAATCCATATTGAAGGGGAACTCCATGAGTGTAAACAAAGTGCTAATACATTAAAATCGggttgttgggctggagagatggcttagcggttacgagcactgactgctcttccagagatcctgagttcaaatcccagcaaccacatggtggctcacaaccatctgtaatgagatctgatgccctcttctggggtatctgaagacagctacactgtacacacaaacataaaataaataaatctttttttaaaaaatcggGTTGTTCTTTACAATTAGaccaaattctaaaatatattcatacaaatGAAAAGATTCATCAGTGTAATGATGTGAGAAAGCTTTCACATGTGCCAATTGTCTTTGCAGGCATGAAAGAAGTCATATTGAATAGCAACTCTGAGTTTATTCAATATGATAAATCCTTTGCATTTCAGAGTCATAACCAAAGTcaagaaagaattcatactgcagagaaaccctatgaaggTGTCCAACATTGTGAAGACTTTGCATATCAGAGTTGTCtccaaatatataaaagaacACTTGCTGGAGAGAAAACCTATGAGTGTAACCAATGTGGTAAAGAATTTGTAtctcagccgggcctggtggcgcaggcctttaatcccagcactcgggaggcagaagcaggcggatttctgagttcaaggctagcctggtctaccaagtgagttccaggacagccagggctacacagagaaaccctgtcttgaaaaacaaaaaaaaaccaaacaaacaaaaaaagaatttgtatCTCACAGGTCTCTTCAAAGGCATAAAGGAGAGAAActttatgaatgtaatcaatgtggtaaagcttttGCATGTCAAGGTGGACTCCAacataaaagaatacacacaggagagaaaaactCATGAGTGTAATCAAAGTGTTAAAGTCCTTGGATGTCAAAGTGCACTAcaatactgcttgtggacgttgtacatcgtggtgcgcactaggctccgcaccacgatgtacactGTCATcttcaaaatcataaaagaactcataCTGGTAAAAAACCCTTTGAATGTAACAAATATGGTAAATCTTTTGCAAGAAAGAGCAATCTCCTAAGAcgtaaaagaacacatactggtgAGAAACCCTATGAGTGTAACCAGTGTGGTAAAGACTTTTCACGTCGCAATTCTCTTCAAATGCATAAACGagttcatacaggagagaaaccttatgaatgtaatcaatgtggtaaaacCTTTGTATGTCACAGTTATCTTCAAaaccataaaagaacacatactggagaaagACCTTATAAATGCAAcgaatgtggtaaagcctttaaAAGAACTAGTCATCTTTGtacacataaaagaacacatacgggagagaaaccctatgaatgcaATCAGTGTGGCTAAGCCTCTGTATGTCATATTGGTCTCCAgtgtcataaaagaacacatgctGGAGAGAGACCATATGAATGTAATGAGTGTGATAAATCCTTTGTATATCACAGTTGTATTAAACAACATAAAAGAatgcatactggagagaaacttttgaatgtaaccaatgtggtaaagcctttgcaagaAAGAGTAATCtcataacacattaaaaaaaaacatactggTGAAAAACCCTATAAGTGTAACCAATGTGGTAAAGACTTCATGTCACAATTCTCTTCAAAGGCACAAACGTGTTCATACatgagagaaaccttatgaatgtaatcagtgtggtaaagccttttcatGTCCAAGTGGTCTCCGagtacatgaaagaacacatacaggAAAGAAGCCCTATGAATGcaatcaatgtgataaagccttttaaTGTCTAAGTGGACTCCTGTGTCATAAAtgaacacataacacatacaggagagaaaccctttgAATATAATCAGTATGTTAAAGCCTTTCCAAATCAATGTAATACccaaatatataaaacaacacatactggagagaaaccatttGAATCTAAACAATGTGGTAAAGCCCTTGCATATCATGGTCATCTTTGAATACATGAAAGAACATCTACTGGAGAGAGAGATTATGAATGCAAGCAGTGAAGCCTTTGCACATTTCTGTAGTCTTCATCATCATGGAAGaatccatactggagagaaactgaaTGTACTTAGTATGGTAAAGCCTTTTCAAATCTCACAAGTCCTCATTATCATGAAAGAAACCCTATGAGTGTATTCAGTATGTTTAAGCCTTTGCACATTTCTACAATCTTCATCATGATGAACGTCTTCATTCTGTAGAGAAAGTCTGTGAGTGTaagcaatgtggtaaagcctttgtgtAATGGGGTCCTCAGAGATCCAACACAAGTCAAACTCATGTAATGCAAATGACTAGAATTTCTTTTAATGAAGCTGCTGCTGATAAAATAGGGCTAGAAAACACACTTGAAAGCTGAACTGTGACAGTCCCCACACTCACCTTCTTATACTAAGCTAGAGTGTTACAGAGCTTTTATGTTTGAAAACCAGAAACAGTTGTGCTCAGTTATAGC
Protein-coding sequences here:
- the LOC110315304 gene encoding zinc finger protein 120-like, with translation MDLVTYDDVHVNFTREEWALLDPSQKSLYKDVMLETYRNLAAVGYVWEDHNMEEHFQISRRYGRRKRTHTGEKPYECNQCGKDFSRRNSLQMHKRVHTGEKPYECNQCGKTFVCHSYLQNHKRTHTGERPYKCNECGKAFKRTSHLCTHKRTHTGEKPYECNQCG